GACAACGTAATAAAGAGTTCAATGAAAGAGTATTGTGAGCAGTATGGTTCAACGAGCACTTCTTCTCGACACCTATTTCTATACTTTTTCACTTAATATACACTAACTAATCCcagacttttttttttttccgttctttccagaaaaaaaagaaacaaagcAAGCGTGCCCTGACTTAGGGTTTCCTAAAAAAGTTATTAGGTTTGTGTCACGTGATACGTCCTTTTCTGGTCACGTGGTCTTAGAACACTCTTAAGGGGCCAAGCACAAGAGGACAGTGCTAGCAGTAGAAGTGGTGTAGTAGTGATGAGGTAATGTTAATTGTGCATCGCACATATTTACAGGTAGTATATACTATAGTTTGTGAATACCTATTCTTATATATACAAGAAATGGTTGTCGGCAGACTGTCAGTAAGACTAATTTGCACTTGGAACTTCGAAGCCATAACCCTTCATGCACTCTTTGTacttttcaatgaattcCTTGCATTTTTCAGAGTCTTGTCCATTGAATAAGATGCATGTATCCCGCTCCTCCTTTTCTGGCTTACAAACGCAACATGGCTTAGGTTTGTCCTCGCACTCCGCGTggttttcttgttcttgtttcttGTCAGTTTCAGTCATTGGGTATAATTGATTGTGTAGTTATCTGATTGTGTACACTAAAATTTTGTTTAGTTGTACTAGAGACAAGTAGTTAGGTGGTTACTAGATTCTGATTCGCCGCTATATATCGtcattttatctttttttgaaggaGATAGGTAGGGTTATAACATTATCCGGGtaatgatttgaaaaaaaattttcaaaaaatgcgATGAGATGAGGTTGAAAATTGTAAGTTAGAATATGCTTAGATAGTATGAGTATTTACGTTGGTAACTTGGGTTTCGAATTGGAGCTGTGTGCCTACAACAGCGtcttatatatatactatGGTGGTAGGAACTAAAAAATACTCTAATTTGGACTTTGTCCCTACAATCAGTGACAGTGAAGACGATGTTCCAATTCTAGATTCTTCTGATGACGAAAAAGTCGAGGCTAAGAAGACTACGAAGAAGCGGAAGGGTAAGaataacaagaaaaaggttaGTGAGGGGGATAACCTCGATGAGGATGTTCATGAGGACTTGGACGCGGGGTTTAAGTTTGATTTGGACGCCGATGATACCACTTCGAACTTCCAAGGCTGGAACTTTCTAGCAGAGGGCGAGTCCAATAAGGACGATGCCGAAGCTTTTGTGAAGAAGGACGTTGACTTGGATAAGATTATTAGAAGAAAAGGTGGGCTGGTGAAAATGGCCCATATTGATAgtaaacaagaagaagaaaccgagaaagaaaaagtagaaaaagaaaacgataGCGACGATGAGGAATTAGCAATGGACGGGTTCGGTATGGGAGCTCCCATGAACAATGGAGACGAAAATCAgtcagaagaagaagaagaagaggaggaaaaggaagaggaagaggaggaagaggaggaaCAAGAAGAGATGACGTTAGAAAAAGGCGGCAAAGATGAcgaaatagatgaagaagacgatTCTGAAGAGGCAAAAGCCGATTTCTATGCGCCTGAAACTGAGGGAGATGAAGCTAAAAAGCAAATGTACGAAAATTTCAACAGTTTGTCTTTATCTCGTCCGGTTCTTAAGGGCCTTGCAAGTTTGGGTTACGTCAAGCCTTCCCCTATTCAAAGCGCCACAATCCCCATTGCCTTATTGGGTAAAGACATCATTGCCGGTGCTGTGACTGGTTCCGGTAAGACTGCTGCGTTTATGATTCCCATAATCGAGCGTTTGTTGTATAAACCAGCCAAAATCGCTTCCACCAGAGTTATTGTTCTATTGCCCACTCGTGAGTTAGCTATCCAAGTCGCTGACGTTGGTAAACAAATTGCACGTTTCGTCTCCGGTATAACCTTTGGTCTGGCCGTTGGTGGTTTGAACTTGAgacaacaagaacaaatgTTGAAATCTCGTCCGGACA
Above is a genomic segment from Saccharomyces cerevisiae S288C chromosome XII, complete sequence containing:
- the COX17 gene encoding copper metallochaperone COX17 (Copper metallochaperone that transfers copper to Sco1p and Cox11p; eventual delivery to cytochrome c oxidase; contains twin cysteine-x9-cysteine motifs; interacts with the MICOS complex, and interaction is promoted by copper ions; human homolog COX17 partially complements yeast null mutant); this encodes MTETDKKQEQENHAECEDKPKPCCVCKPEKEERDTCILFNGQDSEKCKEFIEKYKECMKGYGFEVPSAN